From Brassica oleracea var. oleracea cultivar TO1000 chromosome C3, BOL, whole genome shotgun sequence, a single genomic window includes:
- the LOC106330316 gene encoding uncharacterized protein LOC106330316, protein MVSDLLTRETRECNTDLVEKLMPELKEHVLKLRPSVLGKHDAYIWPLQQSRSYSVKSGYYSTFLSPNQSTERTRGDNNEGKWKKLIWSRHLPPKLKFFLWKIGSNALPSGENLRKRGMLQNITCNHCGEPESVDHILFHCQYANEVWRYGGMDRTIDTTDATTFFEKLERSWNLTPLPPYGFTGNALPWICWAIWTSRNQRIFENRSQSPEETALKAIHALKEWEIAQPPSLKIPKSLTTGQQHDPMVLDPSEIFCNTDASWSHTSKETGLAWIFTNGSATEIFCGSIKQSAVSSPCMGEALAIREALLQAATNHYSIICIRTDSQVLAQAITSRRKTTELYGILSYIDELAFSSSSPFINCRFTYISRANNGPADGLAKACLVAQPVVNPNQNSV, encoded by the coding sequence ATGGTCTCAGACCTATTGACACGAGAAACAAGAGAGTGCAATACCGACCTTGTGGAGAAGCTCATGCCTGAACTAAAGGAACACGTACTAAAGCTGCGACCTAGTGTCCTTGGTAAGCATGATGCATACATCTGGCCCCTGCAACAATCAAGATCTTACAGTGTTAAGTCGGGTTACTACTCCACCTTCCTATCACCCAATCAATCGACTGAAAGGACTCGGGGAGATAATAATGAAGGCAAATGGAAAAAACTTATCTGGTCTCGACATCTCCCCCCGAAGCTAAAATTTTTCCTCTGGAAGATAGGCTCCAACGCGCTACCGTCTGGGGAAAATTTACGTAAAAGAGGGATGCTCCAAAACATCACATGTAACCATTGTGGGGAACCAGAGAGTGTGGATCACATCCTCTTTCACTGCCAATACGCAAACGAGGTCTGGAGGTATGGAGGTATGGACCGTACCATCGATACAACTGATGCTACAACGTTCTTCGAAAAGCTTGAGAGATCTTGGAACCTAACTCCCCTCCCACCTTATGGATTCACGGGCAATGCTTTGCCGTGGATATGCTGGGCAATCTGGACCTCCAGGAACCAACGGATCTTCGAAAATAGATCCCAATCGCCAGAAGAAACAGCTCTAAAAGCGATCCATGCCCTCAAGGAATGGGAGATTGCGCAACCCCCGAGCCTGAAAATCCCCAAATCATTGACTACTGGCCAGCAACACGATCCGATGGTCCTTGATCCCTCTGAAATCTTCTGTAACACTGACGCGTCCTGGAGTCACACCTCTAAAGAAACAGGACTAGCTTGGATCTTCACAAATGGATCAGCAACAGAGATATTTTGCGGGTCGATCAAGCAAAGCGCAGTCTCATCGCCATGCATGGGCGAAGCTCTGGCGATCAGAGAGGCCTTACTCCAAGCAGCCACCAATCACTACTCCATTATCTGTATTCGAACAGACTCTCAAGTGCTTGCACAAGCTATCACCTCTCGACGGAAGACGACGGAACTCTACGGAATTCTATCATATATCGACGAGCTCGCTTTCTCCTCTTCCTCCCCCTTTATCAATTGTCGTTTTACTTATATTTCTAGGGCCAATAACGGGCCGGCTGATGGGCTTGCCAAGGCCTGTCTGGTAGCACAGCCCGTTGTAAACCCAAACCAAAACTCTGTTTAA